The genomic stretch ACAAACAGGATCAGAGTCCGTACGAATGTATCGATGCGGCAAACGATAGCGCAACCAGCCTTTGGTTTGCGCGACTATCTGGACGTGTTCGGGCAATAAGCCAACTTCTTCTCTCAGCTCACGATAGAGTGCCTGCTCAGGGGTTTCTCCATATTGGATCCCGCCTTGTGGAAATTGCCATGCATTATGACCAATGCGTTTTGCCCATAAAACCTGTCCAGCATCGTTTGCCAAAATGATCCCGACATTCGGTCGGAAACCTTCAGAGTCGATCATTTGGCTACCTAAAAATTGTTTAATTTATGCCTTTGCCATCGGGGAGCATTATTTCGTTATCCAACTCGAAAAAAGCAAAGTTTAAAAATGTTAAAATTGCTATGATCTTAACGAATTTCTATCGACTAGCGGAGATAGATTTACAATTTTTTTCTTAAATTTCAGTTTTAACGAGTATTTTCATGAAATTGGCGCTATTTGATCTCGATCACACCTTGTTAAACACGGATTCGGATCATTCTTGGGGAGAGTTTTTGGTCAGTGAGGGCCTGGTCGATCCAGTTCAGCATCGCGCCATGAATGACAAGTTCTATGACGATTATAAAAAAGGTCAGCTGGATCCTTATGCCTATAATGAATTTGTGTTCCAGTTTCTGACCAAACATGACAATGATTATTTGACTGAATTACATCAACTGTTCATGCAAAAAGTCATTCGTCCACAAATGCGTCCTGAAGGTTTTAAAGCCATTGAGCGCCACCGTGAAGCAGGGCATGCCTTAGTGGGGATTACCGCAACTTCAGACTTTATTACCGCACCCATTTTTCGTGAATTCGGAATTACTGAAATTATTGCCACCAATGCTGAAGTCATTGATGGGAAATATACTGGTAAAGTCATCAATACCGCATGCTATCAGCAAGGGAAGCTGGTGCGCCTGGAACAATGGCTGGAAGGTCGCGATGTAACCGAGTCTTGGGCCTATTCAGATTCGATTAATGACCGTTTCTTGCTGGAATATGCGGATCATGCGATTGCAGTGAATCCGGATGATCGCTTGGAAACTCTAGCTCAAGAACAGGGTTGGGAAATACAGGACTGGTCGATCTAATCACTCCGAACTCATTAATGTGATTATTAAGCACAACTCCGGTTGTGCTTTTTATTTGCCTCGTTTGAATATTAATGTTTTTTCACAGTCCGGCTGAATCAGACATGCTATGCTCGAAAAACAGGACATGATAACAATAGTAAATTCTGAGGTATGAGATATGACTCACGTTCGACCGCGTATGACACATCTGTTCCAACAGCTTGGCCTGGATGCCAGTGCAGAAGGTATTGAAACATTTATTCACGAGCATCAATTACATAAAGATCTGACTTTACTGGATGCGCCGTATTGGTCAGAGGCACAACGTCAATTTTTAAGCGAGAAAATAGCGTCTGATGGCGAATGGGCGATTGTGGTGGATCAACTCAATGAATCCTTGCATGAAAATTCAACCAGTGAAGGATAAGATATAAAGCCAATCGTATGATTGGCTTTTTTTAGGCCATCACCTTACCTTTAGCGAACACGTTTCCAGATCGTGACTTGTGACAGCGTGTGTTGATACTTTCTGGCCGTTTCTCGAATCACAAAAGGCACATCTTGGGGTTCGGCCACCAATTCAAAGTGCTGGGTTAAGATATTGCTTATACCAGCCAAGGTCGTGATGTTTTCCCCATCCTCCTGAAAACCGCCTAGCCACTCACTACGTGCCGTATGTTCTTCCAGCCAGGTATAGGGCGAACTCAGCATTAAAATTCCACCTATATTGATACGTTTATGAATCTGCAATAAAAAGTCTTTCGGATGATGCAGCCGGTCAATCAGATTCGCTGCCAGAATAAAATCATAGCCGCTAAAATGTGCTTTCAGGTTGCAGGCATCGGCCTGAAAAAATTCCGTTTTAGATGCAAGCTGATCCAAAGCGACATCTTCAAGTGAACAGCTTTTTTCTTCGCTTAATTCACCTTCTAGTGGCAGCTGATAACGTACCCTATGGCCTTGAGCCAAATAAACTGCTTGCTGGATAAAGCGTGCCGAAAAGTCCAAACCGGTTACCTGATCAAAAGAGCGTGCCAGTTCAAAGCTGGCGCGGCCGGTAGCACAGCCAATATCTAAGGCACGATGGCACGGCGTTTGCTGAAAATAGGGTTGTGCCAGATCGACCAGTGTTTTGGCAAAATTAGCGATACCAAAATATTCGATACCATACTGGAATTCCAGATATTGGGAGACCAGCTGGTCGCTTTCATAATGCGAAGGGAAATGTTGCAATGCTTGATCAGAAGCGACGTAGCGAAAACCAGCGTGCTGAAAGAAATGCCGTCTGAAGGCGTAGCGGGAACTATATAAAGCTTCATTGCCCGCCGAAATCCAGGAGCCACCTTTCATCAGGTTATGGCGACCGTCAAAGGTCGGTGTACTGAAATCATCATAAAATGGATGCACCTGAAAACCCTGAAATGGATAGATCGGGGTTTCAGTCCACTGCCAGACATTGCCTTGAATATCGTAAAAATCACTCTGCTTGAAATGATCCACCGGACAGGAGCTGGTGCCGTATTTCAACTCGATATTGGCCTGTTCAGGACTTTGTAAATCTGGATCCAGGTCTGAAACGGCATACAGGCGATACCATTCATCTTCAGTCGGCAAGCGAATGGTTTTTCCAAGCTGTTGCGATTTCCACTGACAAAAGGCCTTGGCTTCATGATAATTCACTTCTACCGGCCAATCCCAAGGCATCGGCACTTCTTCCAGCATCAGTCGCAGTGACCAACCCAATTCAGTTTTGCGCCAGAAACAGGGATGAGCAGCTTGTGAAAATTGCAGCCAGCCTAGACCTTCTTCACTCCAGTAGTGTTCGGTCTGATAGCCATCAGCTTCGACAAAGGCCAGAAATTCCTGATTCGATACCAGATATTTGGAGGCTGCAAAAGCTGCAACCTC from Acinetobacter lwoffii encodes the following:
- a CDS encoding RNA pyrophosphohydrolase, with translation MIDSEGFRPNVGIILANDAGQVLWAKRIGHNAWQFPQGGIQYGETPEQALYRELREEVGLLPEHVQIVAQTKGWLRYRLPHRYIRTDSDPVCIGQKQKWFLLKLTAPVQHIQLNLSDPPEFDQWQWVSYWYPLGQVVNFKRDVYRKALVELCQQLPQQKP
- a CDS encoding HAD family hydrolase; amino-acid sequence: MKLALFDLDHTLLNTDSDHSWGEFLVSEGLVDPVQHRAMNDKFYDDYKKGQLDPYAYNEFVFQFLTKHDNDYLTELHQLFMQKVIRPQMRPEGFKAIERHREAGHALVGITATSDFITAPIFREFGITEIIATNAEVIDGKYTGKVINTACYQQGKLVRLEQWLEGRDVTESWAYSDSINDRFLLEYADHAIAVNPDDRLETLAQEQGWEIQDWSI
- a CDS encoding DUF2789 family protein yields the protein MTHVRPRMTHLFQQLGLDASAEGIETFIHEHQLHKDLTLLDAPYWSEAQRQFLSEKIASDGEWAIVVDQLNESLHENSTSEG
- the ovoA gene encoding 5-histidylcysteine sulfoxide synthase, whose translation is MQLDSPLKSHPQDKTNTSSLWLSAKPMLLPTPALDFANEQTARHGLREYFLNTFDTYEQLFECLKHEDAFFIKPITLRHPLIFYFAHTATFFVNKLLLSKLISERLNPHFESIFAIGVDEMSWDDLDEVHYDWPSVQEVRDYRHQVRALILNILEHAPLTLPLNWQNPWWTIIMGIEHERIHLETSSVLIRQHALEHIRQHPQWRANIITGMAPDNILLDVPEGKVHLQKDFNHPFYGWDNEYGRHQAEVAAFAASKYLVSNQEFLAFVEADGYQTEHYWSEEGLGWLQFSQAAHPCFWRKTELGWSLRLMLEEVPMPWDWPVEVNYHEAKAFCQWKSQQLGKTIRLPTEDEWYRLYAVSDLDPDLQSPEQANIELKYGTSSCPVDHFKQSDFYDIQGNVWQWTETPIYPFQGFQVHPFYDDFSTPTFDGRHNLMKGGSWISAGNEALYSSRYAFRRHFFQHAGFRYVASDQALQHFPSHYESDQLVSQYLEFQYGIEYFGIANFAKTLVDLAQPYFQQTPCHRALDIGCATGRASFELARSFDQVTGLDFSARFIQQAVYLAQGHRVRYQLPLEGELSEEKSCSLEDVALDQLASKTEFFQADACNLKAHFSGYDFILAANLIDRLHHPKDFLLQIHKRINIGGILMLSSPYTWLEEHTARSEWLGGFQEDGENITTLAGISNILTQHFELVAEPQDVPFVIRETARKYQHTLSQVTIWKRVR